The following proteins come from a genomic window of Streptomyces sp. Sge12:
- a CDS encoding sulfatase-like hydrolase/transferase — translation MPSRRHFLAGSAAAAAGLAALPRAAAAAPAPADPGAAPPPHLVVVLADDLGYGDLGAYGQKLITTPHIDRLAAEGLRFTDAYSAAAVCAPSRAALLTGLHTGHSAVRANPAAGGQGGLAAGDTTFAEVLRARGYRTGLFGKWGFGPQAADQPSHPAARGFEEFYGYIDHSHAHEYRPDHLWHNDTKESLPAGTYAPDVIAARALDFIDTHAAGPDPFLLLLAPNLPHAPSEIPDVGAYASRSWTQSNKAHAAQISLLDAQVGAVVERLRARGIAERTVVLVTSDNGPHEEGGVNPDLFDANGPLRGYKRNLYEGGVRVPLIAWSPGRIAPGTTSDRPTPLYDVLPTLAELAAAPAPADIDGLSAAPVLTGTAALAPLHGHLYWYRDEQGVTSRANSQDAGRAKQVAEAVRKDRWKAVRFAPGRDRTAPDSAWAFELYDLAADPGEQHDVAAANPSVVASLTTLLRASWTDTYVRRPWGLTAVADVSAGTLTTTLANGTARPWPDAAVTLPLPSGWTATPTGPTTAASLAPGRSLTTTWRLSAPSTAPALLTPRATTSSALRFTAPTRFTPLPAPPTKDSHLSDLPWVSATNGWGPVEIDRSNGKQAAGDGTPIAFGGVTHPKGLGVHAPSEIVYHLGGRASRFTALVGIDDFSTNQSPAGATRAVVRADGRTLLTTATLTGATGPTAIDLDVTGVRLLHLLVEDANARSSFDHTSWARPYVTVR, via the coding sequence ATGCCCAGCCGCCGCCACTTCCTCGCCGGATCGGCGGCGGCCGCCGCCGGCCTCGCGGCCCTGCCCCGAGCGGCCGCCGCCGCGCCGGCGCCCGCCGACCCGGGCGCGGCGCCGCCGCCCCACCTGGTGGTCGTGCTGGCCGACGACCTCGGATACGGCGACCTGGGCGCGTACGGCCAGAAGCTGATCACCACCCCGCACATCGACCGGCTCGCCGCCGAGGGACTGCGCTTCACCGACGCCTACTCCGCGGCCGCCGTCTGCGCCCCCTCGCGGGCCGCACTGCTCACCGGCCTGCACACCGGCCACTCCGCCGTCCGCGCCAACCCGGCCGCCGGCGGACAAGGCGGCCTCGCCGCCGGGGACACCACCTTCGCGGAGGTGCTGCGCGCGCGGGGCTACCGTACGGGCCTGTTCGGCAAGTGGGGCTTCGGACCGCAGGCCGCGGACCAGCCCAGCCACCCGGCCGCACGCGGCTTCGAGGAGTTCTACGGGTACATCGACCACAGCCACGCCCACGAGTACCGCCCCGACCACCTGTGGCACAACGACACCAAGGAGAGCCTGCCCGCGGGCACCTACGCCCCCGACGTGATCGCGGCGCGCGCCCTCGACTTCATCGACACCCACGCGGCCGGACCCGACCCCTTCCTGCTCCTCCTCGCCCCCAACCTGCCGCACGCGCCCAGCGAGATCCCCGACGTCGGCGCCTACGCAAGCCGGTCGTGGACCCAGTCGAACAAGGCGCACGCCGCGCAGATCAGCCTCCTCGACGCGCAGGTCGGCGCCGTCGTGGAGCGGCTGCGGGCCCGCGGGATCGCCGAGCGGACCGTGGTCCTGGTGACCTCCGACAACGGCCCCCACGAGGAGGGCGGCGTCAACCCCGACCTGTTCGACGCCAACGGACCGCTGCGCGGCTACAAGCGCAACCTCTACGAGGGCGGCGTCCGGGTGCCGCTGATCGCCTGGTCCCCGGGCCGCATCGCCCCCGGCACCACCAGCGACCGCCCCACCCCGCTGTACGACGTCCTGCCCACCCTCGCCGAGCTCGCCGCGGCCCCCGCCCCCGCCGACATCGACGGACTCTCCGCCGCCCCGGTGCTGACCGGCACGGCCGCCCTCGCCCCGCTCCACGGCCACCTGTACTGGTACCGCGACGAGCAGGGCGTCACCTCCCGCGCGAACAGCCAGGACGCGGGCCGCGCCAAGCAGGTCGCCGAGGCCGTCCGCAAGGACCGGTGGAAGGCCGTCCGGTTCGCCCCCGGCCGGGACCGCACCGCACCGGACTCCGCGTGGGCCTTCGAGCTCTACGACCTGGCCGCGGACCCGGGCGAGCAGCACGACGTGGCCGCCGCGAACCCGTCGGTGGTCGCCTCGCTGACCACCCTGCTGCGCGCCTCGTGGACCGACACCTACGTACGCCGCCCCTGGGGCCTCACCGCGGTCGCGGACGTCTCGGCCGGGACGCTCACCACCACCCTCGCGAACGGCACCGCCCGCCCCTGGCCCGACGCGGCCGTCACCCTCCCGCTCCCGTCCGGCTGGACGGCCACGCCCACCGGCCCGACGACCGCGGCCTCCCTCGCCCCGGGCCGGTCCCTGACCACCACCTGGCGGCTGAGCGCGCCCTCGACGGCCCCGGCCCTGCTCACACCGCGGGCGACCACCTCGTCGGCCCTGCGCTTCACGGCGCCGACGCGGTTCACCCCGCTCCCGGCGCCGCCCACCAAGGACAGCCACCTGAGCGACCTGCCGTGGGTCTCGGCCACCAACGGCTGGGGCCCGGTGGAGATCGACCGCTCCAACGGCAAACAGGCGGCGGGCGACGGCACCCCGATCGCCTTCGGCGGCGTGACGCACCCCAAGGGCCTCGGCGTCCACGCCCCCTCGGAGATCGTCTACCACCTGGGCGGCCGGGCGTCCCGCTTCACCGCCCTCGTCGGCATCGACGACTTCTCCACGAACCAGTCGCCGGCCGGGGCCACCCGCGCCGTCGTCCGCGCGGACGGCCGGACCCTGCTGACCACGGCCACCCTGACCGGAGCCACCGGCCCCACCGCGATCGACCTCGACGTGACGGGCGTCCGCCTCCTCCACCTGCTGGTCGAGGACGCGAACGCCCGCTCCTCCTTCGACCACACCTCCTGGGCCCGTCCCTACGTCACGGTCCGCTGA
- a CDS encoding NAD(P)-dependent alcohol dehydrogenase, whose protein sequence is MSVTRATQVAAYAAPAAKAPLERTTVTRRPVGEHDVLIDIKYSGICHSDIHQVRDGWGEGIYPMVPGHEIAGVVTEAGAAVTRFSVGDRVGVGCFVDSCRTCAYCLRGQEQYCTEGMTGTYNALDRNGEPTYGGYSTHLVVDEKYTVRIPDGLDLDVAAPLLCAGITLYSPLKHWQAGPGKQVAVVGLGGLGHIGVKIAHALGAEVTVLSQTLRKQEDGLKLGASHYYATADEATFEQLAGRFDLILSTVSAPIGLDAYLGLLKVDGALVNVGAPEEPVSLNLFSVIGGRKTLAGSMIGGIAETQEMLDFCAEHGLGAEIELIRADEINEAYERVLASDVRYRFVIDASTI, encoded by the coding sequence ATGTCCGTCACCCGGGCCACGCAGGTCGCCGCGTACGCAGCCCCCGCCGCCAAGGCGCCGCTGGAGCGCACCACCGTCACGCGCCGGCCGGTCGGCGAGCACGACGTGCTCATCGACATCAAGTACTCCGGCATCTGCCACTCCGACATCCACCAGGTGCGCGACGGGTGGGGCGAGGGCATCTACCCGATGGTCCCCGGCCACGAGATCGCCGGTGTCGTCACCGAGGCCGGTGCGGCCGTCACCCGCTTCTCCGTCGGGGACCGGGTGGGCGTCGGCTGCTTCGTCGACTCCTGCCGCACCTGCGCGTACTGCCTGCGGGGCCAGGAGCAGTACTGCACCGAGGGCATGACGGGCACGTACAACGCCCTCGACCGCAACGGCGAGCCCACGTACGGCGGCTACTCCACCCACCTCGTCGTCGACGAGAAGTACACCGTCCGCATCCCCGACGGCCTCGACCTCGACGTCGCCGCCCCGCTGCTGTGCGCCGGCATCACCCTCTACTCCCCCCTCAAGCACTGGCAGGCCGGCCCCGGCAAGCAGGTCGCGGTCGTCGGCCTCGGCGGCCTCGGCCACATCGGCGTGAAGATCGCGCACGCGCTGGGCGCCGAGGTCACCGTCCTGTCGCAGACCCTCCGCAAGCAGGAGGACGGGCTGAAGCTGGGCGCCTCCCACTACTACGCCACCGCCGACGAGGCCACCTTCGAGCAGCTGGCCGGCCGCTTCGACCTGATCCTGTCCACCGTCTCGGCGCCGATCGGCCTGGACGCGTACCTGGGCCTGCTCAAGGTCGACGGCGCCCTGGTGAACGTCGGCGCCCCGGAGGAGCCGGTCTCGCTCAACCTCTTCTCCGTCATCGGCGGCCGCAAGACCCTCGCCGGGTCGATGATCGGCGGGATCGCCGAGACCCAGGAGATGCTCGACTTCTGCGCCGAGCACGGACTGGGCGCGGAGATCGAACTGATCCGCGCCGACGAGATCAACGAGGCGTACGAGCGGGTGCTCGCCAGCGACGTGCGCTACCGCTTCGTGATCGACGCGTCGACGATCTGA
- a CDS encoding helix-turn-helix transcriptional regulator yields MDQLDQRACLGEFLRSRRARLRPEDVGLPDHGRRRRVPGLRREELAQLAGVSVAYYTRLEQRDGHNVSVEVLDALARALRLDGTERAHLMDLARPKAHRRRQSRRPQQVRPELRTLMDAMCGVPAYLVGHRQDVIGWNRLAAAVFGDFGALPAAERNLVRLVFLDPATAELYGEWECRACEVVSNLRVYAGQHPDDERLSALVGELSVKNEEFRRLWAAHTVADKTHGEKVLRHPLVGEMRLSFETLTLPDDPAQSLVTFHAAPGSPSADALRLLAAWSAPSEEAGVRESASGRPTG; encoded by the coding sequence ATGGACCAGCTTGATCAGCGAGCCTGCCTCGGCGAGTTCCTCCGCTCCCGCCGTGCGCGGCTGCGCCCCGAGGACGTGGGCCTGCCCGACCACGGGCGCCGCCGGCGCGTGCCGGGGCTGCGCCGTGAGGAGCTGGCGCAGCTGGCGGGGGTGTCCGTCGCGTACTACACGCGGCTGGAACAGCGCGACGGGCACAACGTGTCGGTGGAGGTGCTGGACGCGCTCGCGCGGGCCCTGCGGCTGGACGGGACCGAGCGGGCGCACCTGATGGACCTGGCGCGGCCGAAGGCGCACCGGCGCCGCCAGAGCCGGCGCCCGCAGCAGGTGCGGCCGGAGCTGCGCACGCTGATGGACGCGATGTGCGGGGTACCGGCGTACCTCGTGGGGCACCGGCAGGACGTCATCGGGTGGAACCGGCTGGCGGCCGCGGTCTTCGGGGACTTCGGGGCGCTGCCGGCGGCCGAGCGGAACCTGGTGCGGCTGGTTTTCCTGGACCCGGCGACGGCGGAGCTGTACGGGGAGTGGGAGTGCCGGGCGTGCGAGGTCGTGAGCAATCTGCGCGTGTACGCCGGTCAGCACCCGGACGACGAGCGGCTGTCGGCGCTGGTCGGTGAGCTGTCGGTGAAGAACGAGGAGTTCCGGCGGCTGTGGGCCGCGCACACGGTCGCGGACAAGACGCACGGGGAGAAGGTGCTGCGGCACCCGCTCGTGGGGGAGATGCGGCTGTCCTTCGAGACGCTGACGCTGCCGGACGACCCGGCGCAGTCCCTGGTGACCTTCCACGCGGCCCCCGGCTCCCCGTCGGCGGACGCCCTGCGTCTGCTGGCGGCGTGGTCGGCCCCGTCGGAGGAGGCCGGGGTACGGGAGTCGGCCTCAGGACGGCCTACAGGCTGA
- a CDS encoding GNAT family N-acetyltransferase yields the protein MTIRALSLPPTDAEIDAWTAVLAAAQAVDLPTAPPPARTEVAGRLSVTPARGRAALWAADGGAGVAALLLFTDEANAHTAFLDVLAVRPDARRRGLGRALWEQVRAELLAQGRTSVLTLVDLGGPGERFAQALGFENVLPMAWYEQDVTRQPQAAAGSPAPVAPGYELHAWHGLVPDDWAGPLATAHGAMEDAPMGDIDEKIETWTPQRLHAAHQLILDRGGEITTVAAVTGAGEVAAYTELVLPDPAGPRALQYDTVVAPAHRGHGLGRAVKLHMLDLARDRYPDLSLIATTVADENTAMRAVNERLGYRPARPAAYYQLSL from the coding sequence ATGACCATTCGCGCGCTGTCGCTGCCCCCGACCGATGCCGAGATCGATGCCTGGACCGCGGTCCTCGCCGCCGCCCAGGCCGTCGACCTGCCCACGGCGCCGCCGCCCGCCCGCACGGAGGTCGCCGGACGGCTGAGCGTGACGCCCGCGCGCGGCCGCGCCGCGCTCTGGGCCGCGGACGGGGGAGCCGGCGTGGCCGCCCTCCTGCTGTTCACGGACGAGGCCAACGCGCACACCGCCTTCCTCGACGTGCTCGCCGTACGCCCGGACGCCCGCCGCCGGGGCCTCGGCCGCGCCCTGTGGGAGCAGGTCCGGGCGGAGCTGCTCGCGCAGGGCCGGACCTCCGTCCTGACGCTCGTGGACCTCGGCGGGCCCGGGGAGCGGTTCGCCCAGGCGCTCGGGTTCGAGAACGTCCTCCCCATGGCCTGGTACGAGCAGGACGTGACCCGGCAGCCGCAGGCCGCGGCCGGCTCCCCGGCCCCCGTCGCCCCCGGGTACGAACTGCACGCCTGGCACGGCCTGGTGCCCGACGACTGGGCCGGGCCGCTCGCCACGGCCCACGGGGCGATGGAGGACGCGCCCATGGGCGACATCGACGAGAAGATCGAGACCTGGACGCCGCAGCGGCTGCACGCCGCGCACCAGCTGATCCTCGACCGCGGCGGCGAGATCACCACCGTCGCCGCCGTCACCGGCGCCGGCGAGGTGGCCGCGTACACGGAACTGGTCCTGCCCGACCCGGCCGGCCCGCGCGCCCTCCAGTACGACACCGTGGTCGCCCCCGCCCACCGCGGCCACGGCCTGGGCCGCGCGGTCAAGCTGCACATGCTGGACCTGGCCCGCGACCGGTACCCCGACCTGAGCCTGATCGCCACCACCGTGGCCGACGAGAACACCGCGATGCGGGCCGTGAACGAGCGCCTCGGCTACCGCCCCGCCCGCCCCGCCGCGTACTACCAGCTCAGCCTGTAG
- a CDS encoding L,D-transpeptidase, producing MEWRVRTDSKRRKRSLVAISAVLGGVLVLSACGGGDDDKPKGKGDSASAQADVDAAAAKDASKAKITITPKDGATNVGLNDAANVAVADGTLTLVELKNSEGTAVPGKIAADGKSWKPDGALKRSMKYALAATAKDADGKEAHENVSFTTVSPENSFVGSFVPEEGQTVGVGMPVSISFNKPIKDQKAVQAAITVTSSSGQEVVGHWFGAQRLDFRPEQYWQANSTVTMKLALEGVQGAPGVQGVQNKTVTFKIGRSQVSTVDTKTKKMTVTRDGAVIKTIPISAGSPENPTYNGQMVISEKFKETRMDGSTVGFKNSEGKGEYDIKDVPHAMRLSQSGTFIHGNYWGADSVFGSANTSHGCVGLNDAKGAGDPNQPAAWFFDNSLIGDVVTVVNSPDKTIKPDNGLNGWNMDWAQWKAGSAA from the coding sequence ATGGAGTGGCGTGTGAGGACGGACAGTAAGCGGCGGAAGAGGTCCCTGGTGGCCATATCCGCTGTTCTCGGTGGGGTACTGGTGCTCTCGGCGTGCGGCGGCGGGGACGACGACAAGCCGAAGGGCAAGGGCGACTCCGCCAGCGCCCAGGCGGACGTCGACGCGGCGGCGGCCAAGGACGCGTCCAAGGCCAAAATAACCATCACGCCGAAGGACGGCGCCACCAACGTCGGCCTCAACGACGCGGCCAATGTCGCCGTGGCCGACGGCACCCTCACCCTGGTCGAGCTCAAGAACAGCGAGGGCACGGCCGTACCCGGCAAGATCGCCGCCGACGGCAAGAGCTGGAAGCCCGACGGCGCCCTGAAGCGCTCCATGAAGTACGCCCTGGCGGCGACCGCCAAGGACGCCGACGGCAAGGAGGCGCACGAGAACGTCTCCTTCACCACCGTCTCCCCGGAGAACAGCTTCGTCGGCTCGTTCGTACCGGAGGAGGGCCAGACGGTCGGCGTGGGCATGCCGGTCTCGATCTCCTTCAACAAGCCGATCAAGGACCAGAAGGCGGTCCAGGCGGCGATCACGGTCACCTCCAGCAGCGGCCAGGAAGTCGTCGGCCACTGGTTCGGCGCGCAGCGCCTGGACTTCCGCCCCGAGCAGTACTGGCAGGCGAACTCCACCGTCACGATGAAGCTGGCGCTGGAGGGCGTCCAGGGCGCTCCCGGCGTCCAGGGCGTCCAGAACAAGACCGTCACCTTCAAGATCGGCCGCAGTCAGGTCTCCACGGTCGACACGAAGACCAAGAAGATGACGGTCACCCGTGACGGCGCGGTCATCAAGACCATCCCGATCTCGGCGGGCTCCCCGGAGAACCCGACGTACAACGGCCAGATGGTGATCTCCGAGAAGTTCAAGGAGACCCGGATGGACGGCTCCACCGTGGGCTTCAAGAACAGCGAGGGCAAGGGCGAGTACGACATCAAGGATGTCCCGCACGCCATGCGCCTGTCCCAGTCCGGCACCTTCATCCACGGCAACTACTGGGGTGCGGACTCGGTCTTCGGCAGCGCGAACACCAGCCACGGCTGTGTCGGCCTGAACGACGCCAAGGGCGCGGGCGACCCGAACCAGCCCGCCGCGTGGTTCTTCGACAACTCGCTCATCGGCGACGTGGTCACCGTGGTCAACTCCCCGGACAAGACCATCAAGCCCGACAACGGCCTCAACGGCTGGAACATGGACTGGGCGCAGTGGAAGGCCGGCTCGGCCGCCTGA
- the hutH gene encoding histidine ammonia-lyase — MHTVVVGTSGTTAEDVIAVARGNARVELSAEAQAALARAREIVDALAAKPEPVYGVSTGFGALASRHISPELRAQLQRNIVRSHAAGMGPRVEREVVRALMFLRLKTVASGHTGVRPSVAQTMADVLNAGITPVVHEYGSLGCSGDLAPLSHCALALMGEGDAEGPDGTVRPAGELLAEAGITPVELREKEGLALLNGTDGMLGMLVMALADLDRLYKSADITAALTLEALLGTEKVLQPELHAIRPHPGQGAAAANMAAVLKGSGLVRHYQEETAPRVQDAYSVRCAPQVAGAGRDTMAHAALVASRELAAAVDNPVVLPDGRVESNGNFHGAPVAYVLDFLAIAAADLGSIAERRTDRLLDKNRSHGLPPFLADDAGVDSGLMIAQYTQAALVSEMKRLAVPASADSIPSSAMQEDHVSMGWSAARKLRTAVDNLTRIIAIELYAATRAIELRHGLTPAPASRAAIAATRAAGVEGPGPDRFLAPDLAAADAFVRSGGLVAAVEPVTGPLA; from the coding sequence ATGCACACTGTCGTGGTGGGGACGTCCGGGACCACTGCCGAGGACGTCATCGCCGTAGCCCGCGGCAACGCCCGCGTCGAGCTCTCCGCCGAGGCGCAGGCCGCCCTCGCCCGGGCCCGCGAGATCGTCGACGCCCTCGCCGCCAAGCCCGAGCCCGTCTACGGGGTGTCCACCGGGTTCGGTGCCCTCGCCTCCCGGCACATCAGCCCCGAGCTGCGTGCCCAGCTCCAGCGCAACATCGTCCGCTCGCACGCCGCCGGCATGGGCCCGCGCGTCGAGCGCGAGGTCGTCCGCGCGCTGATGTTCCTGCGCCTCAAGACCGTCGCCTCCGGTCACACCGGCGTACGCCCCTCCGTCGCGCAGACCATGGCCGACGTCCTCAACGCCGGGATCACCCCCGTCGTCCACGAGTACGGCTCCCTCGGCTGCTCCGGCGACCTTGCGCCGCTGTCCCACTGCGCGCTCGCGCTGATGGGCGAGGGCGACGCCGAGGGCCCGGACGGCACCGTCCGCCCCGCCGGGGAGCTGCTCGCCGAGGCCGGCATCACCCCCGTCGAGCTCCGCGAGAAGGAGGGCCTGGCCCTCCTCAACGGCACCGACGGCATGCTCGGCATGCTGGTCATGGCCCTCGCCGACCTCGACAGGCTCTACAAGTCCGCCGACATCACCGCCGCCCTCACCCTGGAGGCGCTGCTCGGCACCGAGAAGGTCCTCCAGCCCGAGCTGCACGCCATCCGCCCGCACCCCGGTCAGGGCGCCGCCGCGGCGAACATGGCCGCCGTGCTGAAGGGCTCCGGCCTCGTCCGCCACTACCAGGAGGAGACCGCCCCGCGCGTGCAGGACGCGTACTCCGTGCGCTGCGCCCCGCAGGTCGCCGGCGCCGGCCGCGACACCATGGCGCACGCCGCGCTGGTCGCCTCCCGCGAGCTGGCCGCCGCCGTCGACAACCCGGTCGTGCTGCCCGACGGGCGCGTGGAGTCCAACGGAAACTTCCACGGCGCCCCGGTCGCGTACGTGCTGGACTTCCTCGCCATCGCGGCCGCCGACCTCGGCTCCATCGCCGAGCGCCGCACCGACCGGCTGCTCGACAAGAACCGCTCGCACGGCCTGCCGCCGTTCCTCGCGGACGACGCCGGCGTGGACTCCGGTCTGATGATCGCCCAGTACACGCAGGCCGCCCTGGTCAGCGAGATGAAGCGGCTCGCGGTGCCGGCCTCGGCCGACTCGATCCCCTCCTCCGCCATGCAGGAGGACCACGTCTCGATGGGCTGGTCGGCCGCGCGCAAGCTCCGTACCGCCGTCGACAACCTGACGCGGATCATCGCCATCGAGCTGTACGCCGCCACCCGCGCCATCGAGCTGCGCCACGGGCTGACCCCGGCCCCGGCCAGCCGGGCGGCCATCGCGGCCACCCGCGCGGCCGGTGTGGAGGGTCCCGGGCCGGATCGTTTCCTCGCCCCCGACCTGGCCGCGGCCGACGCGTTCGTCCGCAGCGGCGGCCTCGTCGCGGCGGTGGAGCCGGTGACGGGCCCGCTCGCCTGA
- a CDS encoding GGDEF domain-containing protein, whose translation MGVDGRLRAVVGLAQAMAAACAPRDSVRAAARGARLALDGSFAAISAWERERGRLRVLVNEGERRPGEEEFPEDESYPVHDFPEITEFLHERWVGGGGPHAWVESAVGDRPGRRGAALRRRGRGTCVVAPVVLSGRAWGELYVARDEGLPDFDEDDAEFATVLAAVVAAGLAQNERLEEARRLAFTDPLTGLANRRAVDMRLDEALEEHRRTGVVVSLVVCDLNGLKKVNDTLGHAMGDRLLERFGSVLSLCGAMLPGSLVARLGGDEFCLVGVGPTADEIVRVTEEVCTRAAELELGEGVACGVASTGDPIGPVKSSRRLFRLADAAQYKAKAARSPKPVVAGRDTAVVRLADAAAQEAPGERRRFRGRQ comes from the coding sequence ATGGGAGTTGACGGGCGGCTACGAGCCGTGGTGGGACTCGCTCAGGCGATGGCCGCGGCGTGCGCGCCGCGGGACAGTGTGCGGGCGGCCGCACGGGGGGCGCGTCTGGCGCTCGACGGTTCGTTCGCCGCGATCTCCGCGTGGGAGCGCGAGCGGGGGCGCCTGCGGGTGCTCGTGAACGAGGGGGAGCGGCGGCCCGGCGAGGAGGAGTTCCCCGAGGACGAGTCCTATCCCGTGCACGACTTCCCCGAGATCACCGAGTTCCTGCACGAGCGCTGGGTGGGCGGGGGTGGCCCCCACGCCTGGGTCGAGAGCGCCGTCGGCGACCGGCCGGGCCGCCGCGGGGCGGCCCTGCGCCGGCGCGGCCGCGGGACCTGTGTGGTGGCGCCCGTGGTGCTCAGCGGGCGGGCCTGGGGCGAGCTGTATGTGGCCCGCGACGAGGGGCTGCCCGACTTCGACGAGGACGACGCCGAGTTCGCCACCGTGCTCGCCGCGGTGGTCGCCGCCGGCCTCGCGCAGAACGAGCGGCTGGAGGAGGCCCGGCGGCTCGCCTTCACCGACCCGCTGACCGGGCTCGCGAACCGGCGGGCGGTCGACATGCGGCTCGACGAGGCCCTGGAGGAGCACCGGCGGACCGGGGTGGTCGTCAGCCTGGTCGTCTGCGATCTGAACGGGCTGAAGAAGGTCAACGACACCCTCGGCCACGCCATGGGCGACCGGCTGCTGGAGCGCTTCGGGTCGGTCCTGAGCCTGTGCGGGGCGATGCTGCCCGGGTCGCTGGTGGCCCGCCTCGGCGGTGACGAGTTCTGCCTGGTCGGCGTCGGTCCGACGGCGGACGAGATCGTGCGCGTCACCGAGGAGGTGTGCACCCGGGCCGCCGAGCTGGAGCTGGGCGAGGGGGTGGCCTGCGGGGTGGCCTCCACCGGGGACCCGATCGGGCCGGTGAAGTCCTCCCGGCGGCTGTTCCGGCTGGCGGACGCCGCCCAGTACAAGGCGAAGGCGGCGCGCTCGCCGAAGCCCGTCGTGGCGGGCCGGGACACGGCGGTGGTCCGGCTCGCGGACGCCGCCGCACAGGAGGCCCCGGGCGAGCGGCGCCGCTTCCGCGGCCGCCAGTGA
- a CDS encoding enoyl-CoA hydratase/isomerase family protein — protein MASEAVSEAVAAFESEFVAVRRHEGGVAELVLDRPKAMNAVSTAMARDIGAACAALAADRSVRVVVLSSTAERAFCVGADLKERNSLSDAELVRQRPTTRGAYGGVLELPMPTVAAVHGFALGGGFELALACDVIVADETAVVGLPEVSVGVIPGGGGTQLLPRRVGAARAAELIFTARRVEAAEALSLGMVDSVVPAGQDTAEALALASRMAANSPVGLRAAKRALRLGHGMDLAAGLEIEDAAWRTVAFSGDRAEGVAAFNEKRRPNWPGE, from the coding sequence ATGGCGTCCGAGGCCGTGTCCGAGGCCGTGGCAGCGTTCGAGTCTGAGTTCGTGGCGGTGCGCCGCCACGAGGGCGGGGTCGCGGAGCTGGTCCTGGACCGCCCCAAGGCGATGAACGCCGTGTCGACCGCGATGGCCCGTGACATCGGCGCGGCCTGCGCCGCGCTGGCCGCCGACCGGTCCGTCCGCGTGGTCGTGCTCTCCTCCACGGCCGAGCGGGCCTTCTGCGTCGGAGCCGACCTCAAGGAGCGCAACTCGCTCTCCGACGCCGAGCTGGTGCGGCAGCGGCCGACCACGCGGGGGGCGTACGGCGGCGTGCTGGAGCTGCCGATGCCGACGGTCGCGGCCGTGCACGGGTTCGCGCTGGGCGGCGGCTTCGAGCTGGCCCTGGCCTGCGACGTGATCGTCGCCGACGAGACCGCGGTGGTGGGCCTGCCCGAGGTGTCCGTGGGTGTGATCCCCGGCGGCGGAGGCACACAGCTGCTGCCGCGCCGGGTGGGTGCGGCGCGGGCCGCCGAGCTGATCTTCACGGCCCGCCGGGTGGAGGCGGCCGAGGCGCTGTCCCTGGGGATGGTGGACTCGGTGGTCCCGGCCGGTCAGGACACGGCGGAGGCGCTGGCGCTGGCGTCCCGGATGGCGGCGAACTCCCCGGTGGGTCTGCGGGCGGCCAAGCGGGCGCTGCGACTGGGCCACGGGATGGACCTGGCGGCCGGTCTGGAGATCGAGGACGCGGCCTGGCGGACGGTGGCCTTCTCGGGCGACCGCGCGGAGGGCGTCGCGGCGTTCAACGAGAAGCGCAGGCCGAACTGGCCGGGGGAGTAG